aatttcatacagtgtaattattaatggagattaataattagatggctttttcttattatcttattaaggTATTAATACGATGATAAGTCCTTGATTAAACTGGTATATTTGACATCATAATGGAGATTATGATAATGAGAGTCGAGTATTATAAAGTTTAGTCTAAAAGTGTTCTTGGTCGTTGGATCTTCAAAACGGGACTATGATAATCCGGATAGACCAATATATTGATAACGTTACTCATAGGATGAGTATTAATGGATCTCATTCATTAAAGTTATAATATTGATAATGCATATGGAGATATGATTATTGAACGTGATCAACAGTGAAATTTCCCAAATGGTTATTATTACCTATGCACTGTCAATGTGGAAATTCTCTTAAGGAGTAATTGTATATTTTATCCTTTGACCTGAGATCATCATTGTAATTAATAGACTGCTTATTGTACTTAGATACCGGACACCTAGTGTGTACAAATGCTAGTTGAATGGTCATTGGGTATAATTAAGTACCTATATAATTAGTGGTGAGTCAAGATGGAATCCGTCAGCTCAAGgtaatgagtttgaactctatgttgtcattaatcttattggtcaTATAAAGACCTTGGCCAGGGCAGACGAATGATTTAAGAAAGGAGTTTCTTAAAGTCATTTCCGACCAATAATGATAGACATGTAACATAGAGGTTGTCTAGTGGGGTTTGACAGTCAAACCATACCCTAGGACGATCCGGAGTTGGAACGACGGAGGGAAATAAATACAGTGTCCTTTACCAGGTTCGAGTACGGTGAAGTACAGTGAATATTGGTATTCACGCTATCCGGCCGTCGGGGAGTGTTGTTAGACGCCAAcctcgattaatagttaatgagattaattattaccGGTTTAGTGATGAACCTATTTGGTCACACACTTACGGTCGATATTTAACGGTtacggttatttaatttattatgagataattaattaaataatctcgacgacatattttttatattgtccgctaacacggaaatatagttaatatcggaaACACGTGTTTGTATAAGAGATGGAATTGGATTGGCCAAGGCCCACGTGAATTGGCATGCAAATCAAAGGAGAGATGTCGAAAACTGGTGAGGAAGAGTGTTGTTGGAGGTAACATTAAGGAAGAAGTAGAGGCGTATGAATTTCGGACCTGGGGTGACGGAGAAGGTGTAGTTGATACTAGACCAGAATACCCGACCTACTTTGTACGGCAGGTCATCAGCATTATCCTCTGAGACGTTACTTGAGACGGTGTTAAGGTACGATGGAGCGAAAGCAGGGCTGTCGTCGCTTTGCCATACACGGCCGTCTAAGGGGGACTCAGATCGGGTAGACTTGGGAAGCCCACAATTGATGAGGAATGATGTGTCGTTAAACGCATCACTCTTGATACAACTTAATACAATTACAGTACTCCATAGGATCCTAATTCTATACTGATTCCAAATCATGACTTCCAAGTTTATTACGAGTATTACTTTTAGTTTTGTGTTATCTCGATTATCAAGTGATTGTAGTTGTATAAAGTGTAATCATGGGATGTTAATGGTTTTAATGCACATCCCCGACTCGATTATGTGGATCTCTGAGTCTAAGTTGAAATGTCAAGATGTTGCATCAAACACAATTACTTTTGGCGCATTAGTAGAACTTAAAACATTTTAGAGGCGTCGTAAAATAGAGTTACACAATTTAACAAGGCGTCGTGTAATACAAGGGCTGGAATGCTACTGATGGATATATCAACGTTAGATTCTATTGCGGTAGTCAAGCTTGATAACTTCCAAACCTACATTATTATCAACGTTAAAACAGGGGTCAcgtaccaaagttggctggtgtgagtggtaagggctctcatctcttaaacaagtggtcaggggtttgattcctgactcttgcgaatgaaaaagtcaaacttgggaggggtcaacccattaaattgccttcagtaccccgaaggagattgccccaacTGTCGATAGGGGATACTCCtagtcaacaaaaaaaaaaaaaaaacaggggtCACGTCGTTGCACGGTTCCACTTCGCTAACATAGTAACATTATTTTGGACTCTCGTTAATTTTGCCATGCAAGACCCTCAAACAAGGACTCAGATTGGGTGGGACTTGGGAAGTCCACAATTGATCAGGAGCGGAGTGTCTAAGGCATCACTTGTCATACAACTCACAACAATTATCAGAATTAACAACTTGATGCTGCAATTCATTTACTCTTAAATTTGTTAAATCAAAACACCAATTAATATAAATTctgattttttattttgttaattaatGTTGGTGTGGAGTGTGGACTGTCAAGTGTCTTATTGTTAACGGCATATACAAATGACCACAATACTAAAGTTGGCTGATGTGAGTGGTAAGAACTCTTATCTCTTAAAAAAATGCTCAAGGTTTCGATTCCTAACTCTTGGGAATGAAAAACTCAAACTTGAGCGGGGTCAATCTATTAAATTGTCGTCACTAGATGTGAACAAAAATGGCCCAGACCGACCAGTCTGGTCCAGGCCGGATAAATACCGGTTCGGTCTCCGGATCCCAAAAAATATGGTGACGGGTCTCCGGTACGATCcacattaaaaaaaaacaaatgaaaactcaatttaccttatactccctcttattcactattttcttccctatttccttaaacggattattcaggttttcttccctttcttattttgaaaacttttactcttattttattcatccctctctcctatcaccaaaccccacctaacttttactcttattttattcatccctctcttctATCACCAAAACCCATCttactcacaattccttatttaatccctaattattcattcatctctccaattcacaaaccccaccatcttcctttattcattctttaatcattctcctaaaatcttgtgcccacatcaaaggggaagaaaatagcgaataggagggagtaaattAGTACCGGTTCGGTCCAAACCCGGGAAAAACCGGACCTAAAAGGTTCCAGTCCGCAGTCTTGGGGTTGGTGGTTATCCagtccggtccggttttggaccggtgaaCACTCCTAACCGTCACTATTCCAAAGGAAATTGTCCCGCTATCGGTAAGGATACTCGcgtcaaccaaaaaaaaaaatatacaaatgGGCAGAGTTAGTTTGAGGATAAGTAGACTTGAAAAGTCAAGATGTTAATGTGTTTGGCTCATTAGAAGACTTAACAAATCATTTTTTTTAGTTAGGGGACAAGTTAATATATTACTCAAATGCCAACTTAAATTCGGAAGCATTTACATCACAAAAATATTATCCTCATTCCGTCATAAAAATATTAGTCTGGACACAATTATAATCAATACTAATGAAGTTACACCTATAACCAAGCCGAAGGTTCaccagaaaaaaaaaatccagATCATCCTGCAATACCAAGTACTTGATATAATTGAGTAGAGCGATACTTATCATATCCCATAATATAATCTTCTAAATCTTTATATATTTAAAGAGTCTTAATGTGTACCCTTAAGACAAAGGCTAAAAAAAAAACAGCTACAGAGTATAATAATTGCGTAGCCAATAGCCGTACTTTATAAACGTTTATCCTTGAACTTTTGTGTCTAGCTTAAATCCTCCTAAGAAATCGATTTGACAACGTGAAGGTCCTCAGCAAACTTGAGTAAAGTTTTGCAAAATTGACTCAAGGAATCATCGGTAGGACGATGTGCCATATCCGCTGATGACAAGCTTCTCCAAAACCGGGGCACTTGTTAAAAACAATGCCACTAGACAGACTCAACCCATATTTGCTAAATTGTTTGACATCTTCTGCATACAACTCTATGCGTTTCACCTTTTGAACTAGCATGAACACGGCATCTTGATTCCAAATCATCTCTTTATAGTCGAAAAGATGTATCACAAGAACCTCTAAATTGGGACAATGCAATCATCTGTTGATCAAATATTGCTTGAATTATTCAAATAACATAATACTCCACAAAAAACCGACGTTGGATTGTCGTCCCGCAAGCAAGTGGCACATTGAGATTTGTGACGCGCCCTCATTTCTGCCGCACAAGTGCTCCGTATTTCTTACTTTCTCCGTTTAAGTGAACtctttacatttgctttataccATATACTCTATTAAACTCGTCTTATTAGTTTGTTTGTGAAATTAACAAAGAGGGAtattaataaataaattacagATACTATGTAAAGGATAAAGTTTATCATCTTCTAAAATataattgtaattttatttagatTTTACTATATAAATATATGTTGACACAAGCATCATCATATTGTAAAGATTTATACTGAACCAAAATGTAATTCTTCGTGTCATAatgtttaatcaaaggtaaataaataaacgggacggagggagtacaaccAGGGACGGACgacaaaatttgaaaaaataatcATGTTGCAACGTTGAAATCTCTGCAACATAATCCATTCAAACAAGTTGAAAAAAATCATTACATATAATTACAGTTTATGAGAacaagtagatttttttttttgtatatgcaTAAAAAATATAGGCTTACAAGGACGGACGGCAAAATTTCATCTAGCCCGTAGATCAAAGATCTCAGAAAAGACTGAACCTGACTTGACCTCCATATAAGAATTTGTAACAGCAGTATTACTAGCCACAATCGACCCTTGAGTATCAACACCAACTGCTCTGCTTTCGCAAACATTTTCCCCAAATGAAATTGTCGAAGCACCATTTTCACCACCACAAGTAGCATTACTTCTAATCGTAAAATCCACCATTAGACTAATGTCACCCGTGTTCTCGGCGGTTTGTTGAAGTGTTAACATGAATTCTAAACTCAATACTACGTCCCTCATTGAGGGACGTTCATCTCGATTAGCCCTTATACACAACTCTGCAATCTCCCCAAATTTACTTAGACACTCGTGTGTGATTTGACCCGTTAGAGTAGGATCGACTATAGTGTAGAGGATCCCTTTTGTGTAGCAAGCTCGAACATTAGGAAGGTTAAGTTCAACAGCTGGTCGGGCACATAAGACTTCAAATAACATGACTCCAAATGAATAAACATCCGACTTCTCAGTTAATTGTCCACGTTGATAATACTCGGGATCCAAATACCCAAAGCTGCCTTTAACAATAGTACTAACATGGCCCACTCCTATGTCACTTGTGTCACTTGCAGGACCCACTTTCGAGAGCCCAAAGTCTGACACCTTAGCCGTCCACTTGTCATCGAGCAAAATATTAGTGGACTTGACATCACGATGAATGATCAACTGTTTGTTGGCCCCATGGAGATATTCTAGCCCACGAGCCGATCCTAGGCAAATTTTCAAACGTTGCTTCCATGGTAATACTTCATTTTTGCATGTTTCTTTAGCGTCCCTGTAATTTAAGTGGTCGCGAAGGGTGCCATGGGGCATGTACTCGTAAATCAATATCATCTCTCCCTTTTCGTCACAATACCCGATCAAGGACACCAAATGTCTGTGACGTAGTCTTGAAAGCATCTCAATTTCAGTTAGGAACTCTTGCTCCCCCTGTTTGGACGTTGAATTTAGTCGTTTGACAGCCACATTAGTGGCTCCACCATCAATGCAACCTTTGTACACCTTTCCGAACCCACCTTTGCCTATTATTAAATTCTGATCGAAGTCACGAGTGGCAACCCTTATCTGGGTCAATGAGAAACGTCGACAAAGATCGGTTTGTAAGGACGGTCTAGACATGTTGGCCGACGTAAACAACTTCTTATACTGTAGTCTGCGTCGAAACAAAGCAAATAGGAAAACAGAAAGTAGTAGTAAACCACCAATGCCACTTCCAATAATAATGATAGTCTTACGGATTGAACTTTTAGCTCTTCGAGTTGTATTAAGTGAAGTTGTGTCGTCGGTACCGTTGTAAGGTGGATTAGGAACTGCAAGATTTCTAGCCGTATCGCTCAACTTCAAGATCTCCAACCCACTCAGCGATATATCTACAAATCTACAATACTAAACAAATCAATATAAatatcaatcaattaatcatctTTAagaaatatgaatatgaatataaaTATAGAGTTAACTTGTTGCAACGGTTGTGAAACCAACGCAAGAGCAAATACGGCCCCTCCAAATGCATCACCTCATAACCGATGCAAATAATCATTTAGAACCAACGCTATAGGGGTTTTTTAGACTAGTGCGCGTAGTCCATTAATCATAAGGCCATGCACATTTGTATGGACTGTGTTTTGCTCTTGAATTGACTAGTGGTTTAAATATACTTACGGGAAAAGAGGTAAAGGATAGAGGGCCAAGGAAAGATAAAGAAGTGCATTGACTATATATAATTCGAGTAATGGTATAATAAGTACTACTCCGTATAAGACCAAATATACGAAGTGCATTGACTTTCACATTTTTTCCAAATTGATTTTAAGGATAGATAAAGAAGAAGGTAGAAGTATGATATATACTTACACGCCAGATAAAGGATAGAGGGCTAAGAAAAGAGCAACCTTTGAAGCAGTAGTAGGATTATGACCAGGGACATTTATAACATAATCCTTGTACATTGGAATACCAAACCCTCCAGCGTCCAACAAAATATCAAAATACTGCTCCACCAGGATGCCATCAATATACAGATTCGTCACCCTCTCTCCAACTTTTGTCGCACTCAACTCACAGAAATGAAGCCTCACCAGATAATAAAACCCCGGGTCCACTTGGAACATCCACGTAAGGTTCCGCTTCCAATTTAAATAAGAGTCGTCTCCCATGCTCCTAGTAGTCCCGTATACTATCTTAGGCGCCGCGTTTGTGCCGCTGTTATTCTTTGAGCTCACCCACTTTGGATCTGGTTCCAACTTTATGCCTCTTTCCCCCACTACGTAGTCTTCGTCTGCGTCCCATTTACGCTTCATCCCCCCTGGGTTGTCGTCCCTCTCATCCACAATATCCCCTCCCACGTTTAGCCGATAAGCCGTCTGCAATGCGGTCAAATCCTTATCCAATGTGTATCCCATTTCTGGATCATTGGCATCAGTATAAATCAGGTTGGAGTCGTTTAAGTACAAACCATCTGGAACGGACTCAATTTCTATACCATTCACGTACCCGTAGGACGATAATCTTGTATCAGGAGAACCGTTATTGATTATACCTGGAGAGAAGATTAAGTTGAGATTATTTTCACCATTTTGTATAATAAATTGGAATTCAACTATAATAAATGGTTTCCCTTGTGAGTTGAGGAAAGGGTTAAAGTTGTGTAAAAGAGCGAAGCTATTAGCAAAGAGAGATGTCGAAAATTGATGAGGAAGAGTGTTGTTGTAGGAAACATTAGGGAAGAAGTAGAGGCGTATGAATTTGGGGCCTGGGGTGAGAGTGAGGGTGTAGGTTATATCAGACCAGAATACCCGTCCTACTTTGAATGGCACGTCATCAGCAGCATCCTCTGAGACGTTAGTTGAGACGATGTCGAGGTTAGACGAAGCGAAAACAGGGTCGTCATCGCTCTGCCATACACGACCATCGGAGTGGGACTGAGATTGGGTGGACACCGGAAGCCCACAATTGATGAGGAGCCGAGTGTTGTTTAAGGCATCACTTGTGATGCAACTCAAAACAATTACCAGAATTAACAACTTGAAGCAATTATGCATTATTACTCTTAAATTTGTTAAATCAAAACACCAATTAATATAAATTCTgatattttattttgttaattaacAACTTGATGCATAAACAAATGGACACAGTTAGTTTGAGGATAAGTAGACTTGAAAAGTCAAGATGTTAATGTGCCACCCAACTACTAAAAGACTTGTGTTTGGCTCATTAGAAGACTTAACAAATCAATTATTTTAGTTAGGGGACACGTTAATATATTACTCAAATGCCAACATAAATTCGGAAGCATTTACATCAAAAAAATATTATACTCATTCAGTCAATTCTTCAAACATGAATACGAACTAGAATCCGCAAACTTTATGAACCACCCAAATCCATTACTATTATCCTCCCTCCAAGTAGCATCCACAAAAAAATTAGTCTAGCACAATTATAATCAATATCAATGAAATTACAACTATTACCAAGCCCAAGGttcaacagaaaaaaaaaatccagATCATCTTCAATGGTAAAGATACCAAGTACTTGATATAA
The Silene latifolia isolate original U9 population chromosome 11, ASM4854445v1, whole genome shotgun sequence genome window above contains:
- the LOC141612501 gene encoding receptor-like protein kinase FERONIA, giving the protein MHNCFKLLILVIVLSCITSDALNNTRLLINCGLPVSTQSQSHSDGRVWQSDDDPVFASSNLDIVSTNVSEDAADDVPFKVGRVFWSDITYTLTLTPGPKFIRLYFFPNVSYNNTLPHQFSTSLFANSFALLHNFNPFLNSQGKPFIIVEFQFIIQNGENNLNLIFSPGIINNGSPDTRLSSYGYVNGIEIESVPDGLYLNDSNLIYTDANDPEMGYTLDKDLTALQTAYRLNVGGDIVDERDDNPGGMKRKWDADEDYVVGERGIKLEPDPKWVSSKNNSGTNAAPKIVYGTTRSMGDDSYLNWKRNLTWMFQVDPGFYYLVRLHFCELSATKVGERVTNLYIDGILVEQYFDILLDAGGFGIPMYKDYVINVPGHNPTTASKVALFLALYPLSGVFVDISLSGLEILKLSDTARNLAVPNPPYNGTDDTTSLNTTRRAKSSIRKTIIIIGSGIGGLLLLSVFLFALFRRRLQYKKLFTSANMSRPSLQTDLCRRFSLTQIRVATRDFDQNLIIGKGGFGKVYKGCIDGGATNVAVKRLNSTSKQGEQEFLTEIEMLSRLRHRHLVSLIGYCDEKGEMILIYEYMPHGTLRDHLNYRDAKETCKNEVLPWKQRLKICLGSARGLEYLHGANKQLIIHRDVKSTNILLDDKWTAKVSDFGLSKVGPASDTSDIGVGHVSTIVKGSFGYLDPEYYQRGQLTEKSDVYSFGVMLFEVLCARPAVELNLPNVRACYTKGILYTIVDPTLTGQITHECLSKFGEIAELCIRANRDERPSMRDVVLSLEFMLTLQQTAENTGDISLMVDFTIRSNATCGGENGASTISFGENVCESRAVGVDTQGSIVASNTAVTNSYMEVKSGSVFSEIFDLRAR